The Heterodontus francisci isolate sHetFra1 chromosome 37, sHetFra1.hap1, whole genome shotgun sequence DNA window CACAAATGGTGCCCTATGTGAAAACCTGTGAAAGTACTGAAAGTGTTTAAAAGGTATCAGGCGCCATTTAAAAACACAACTTTGTACTGATTCATTTATGCTTTTTGTTATCTTTTTCAGATTGCTGATCTGGAGATAACGGTTTTTAGGGAACGAGGAGATGGAATTTGAAACGTCAACTCAGCTCATATTTTATGGGCTGCTGGTGTTTCTGGGGATTTTGGGGAATATCTTGGTCTTGGTGACAATATTAGCCACAACCGTGGAAAACCATGGCCTTGCCGCTTCTGACATCATTCTAACCAACCTGGCAGCTGTCAACCTGCTAATTTCAACTTTTCGAAACATCCTGCTCTTTATTACAGAGTCGGGGGTGAATATTTTGCTAACCCTCAACTGGTGCAAAGTGTTCATGTTCCTTTGGGTGTGGCTGAAGTCTGTCAGTGTCTGGGTAACTTTCTGTCTTAGTTGCTTCCACTTTCTCAAGATTAAACAACACTTCCATTTAAGCACAAAGATGAAGGAGATTATGTATGTGTTGACGATATTATTTGCAGTATGGTTTGTTAATTTTCTATATGCAATCCCAGCTTTTATTTACACCCAGACTGTAAGTGGAAACGAGACGAGGACTCTGATGGTGGTGAGCACCACCATGGAACCTTTCCTGGGCTGTGGCTGGAAGTTCCCAACTCTAGAAAGCGGCATAATATTTGCGACATTCTCTCTCATCCTTCAAGAACTCATACCCATCGTACTCATGATCAGCACCAATCTCAGCACTGTGTATTACCTCAATAAACACATCAGAGCGATCGCAGACGAGCACTTGCACAGCGTGCAGATAGAGAGGACAGCAACCAAGTTGATCATGGCACTAGTGACGCTGTTTGTCCTGTGTTCAGGCACCCACTTGTTGGCTGTGAGTTACTACAATCACAATGGGGGGCCATCCACCGCCTTTTTGTTGACCTTGGCTAAGTACTGTGCCTCGGTATTTATAGGCTTCAGTCCTCTGCTACTAGCTGCAGGACACAGCAAGCTGCGCAATAAAGTTTGCAAAGTGTTACACATTAAAATattctaatttttttaaaaaggcatcacAGTTCTTAACAATTAGTATTGAGGTTAGATATCTGAGGAATGATAATTATACATTTAAATTGTGAAACAACACTGTGTCCTGTTAATCAGCCTTCAGTTTAGGTTCCTGTTGCTCTGATCCATTTTCCCTCCTCCAGAATCTCCTGCTTCCGTCTCATTTGGATTTGCCACCTTTTTCACTTCAgcttatccctctctctcctttacaAATACTTGCCTCTTTGCTTTAAACAGAACAAACCTTAGTTTGATGTTTTTCCAGGTGTCCATTTTTACACTCACTATACCCTTGTTATTCTTCAATTTTCTAGCTAAGTTGAATGTACTGAGCCATCACACTCAGGAAGGTCCCACGTTTGAATTCCCAGTCAATATGCTGAGTTAGCAGATGCAGGGCCAGTGGTACTGGTAGCCTCCAAGTCAGAAAGTtacgggctcaagtcccactccagagactccataatccaggctgacactctagtagaatactgagggagtgctgcacagatggaagcgctgtcttttggatgagatgttaaattgagataaaagcaaaatactccggatgctggaaatctgaaatgaaaacaggaagtgctggaaatactcagctggtctggcagcatctgtggagagagaaacagagttaacgtttcaggtcagacctttcatcagaactggcaaaggttagaaatgtaatcggctttGAGCAAGTTTTTTCACTTGCTGGTGGCCCCCTCTTCACATTGGGTAGCCCTCAAGCACAGTGCTTTATCAGAAAGCATTGTCAGCTTATTAAAATATAAGACAGACGGGTTGCCTGATGGATCAAGTAGACAGGTAGCTCTGTGTTTGAGAAATGCAAAGACGACTGAACATGTACTGATATCGACAACATTTTTTTACAAGGAGATATTTCATTCTGAGTGCTGCTCCACTGAGCTCTCGGGATACTCATAGTTCAGTAGCTCCATCTTGTGTTTCATCCAGGTTCAGCTGCTCTGCAATGATGTATTTTTGCTGTTTGTCTTTCTTTCCACAGCTCTCAAAGCAATAGAAAGTTGTTTAAAAAAATCAATATTACAGAAGCTAAATAGTGTATCAATGAATGCAACAGAGTAAATTACATCATTTATTGCCGCTATTACTCATTTATCATGTATTTTGAAATGAACATACCCAATCACGGTGGAACAGTAATAAACAAAATGCATAGAATGCTGAATTATGTTGCTAGATCAGTTGAATACAACCAAGAAAGAATTACCCTAAAATTGTACAGTTCACTGTTCAGGCTACACCTTGAATACTGGGTGTGGTTTTGGTCAAAAGGACTTAAGGGAAATATTCAATTCCTAAAGACTGTGAAGAGAAGGCCCAAAAGGACGATCCCTAGTGTGAGAGAGAATTGATTTTGAGtaaagattggagaaactgggggtcTTTACCTTTCAGTGAAGATGACTATTAGGAAACCTTATAGAAGTATACAATATATTAAATGGTATAGGCTAGATAAATTTGGTACATTGCCTCAGAAATGCCAGGACACTAGAACATGGGTATATGGGTTAAAACTGGTGAAAGGAATGTTGAGGACAGATATCAGGAATCATTTCTTTATGCAAAGAGCAATCAACACCTGTAGTGATTCCTGGTACAAAAAAAACCTGGAATCCTTCAATAGACAATAAAATGacatgatgggtgtgtgtgtgtgttttaatcTGATAGATGAGCGAAAATGATACTGTCATACATACCTATCTTGTGATTTTACCTATATTGCTATGATTAATAAAACTCCAATTAATCCATGTACATTGTTCTTCATGTGCTTGCATTACTTCAAGAGTTTTTGTTATTGACTATTCACCTGTGACATCCACATCGAGTTGTGTAGGAACCAATTTTCACACCATCTGGGATTTTACCACTTAACTACTGACAGGTAGTGAACTGCAATCTTGCCCCTAAATTTCACATCACTGCACCTATCCAACCTGTTTTAACACAGAGGTGAATGTTTATCAAAAGTCAGCTAAAAACATCACTCATTAGCTCATTATTATAGATACAGCAAATGAACTTAAACCCGCACATTTTGGCACTCAATACTTTATACCACCAGCAATCAGACTCCTGTTTCTTAAGcgaatttacatttttaaatataATTTTCACTATGAAAAGTGTTTTGACTTTGATTGTTCCGCTGTTTCCAAGCAATTTAGGGAATCCCATACACTAGTTTGCTTTATGGAGATAATTTTTAGGTTTGTAATGCCAAAAGGAAAGCCTGTGTTCTCAACTAACCAAATACCAAGTGAGGAACTTTTAGGTGCTTTGAAGCATATTTTGCTGTCGCTTTCTATTATTGTGCTTGATACAGAGAAGTAGACTACCAGTccttgatgttattgcatacacagTAAGCTCTTGATCAAGTGAGTCATCATCAGGAAGCTGTAAAGTGGACATAAGGGCCTTCCACACATAGGGTAAGACGTGGTCATCGATCAGCCTATCCGTGTACAACTCTCAAAAGTTAGTTATTATAGTAATCTAAGTACAGTTTTCAACCAAAGAATCCAAAATGAAGCTGAACCCTGTAAAACATCGAGGGAACATTGCTGGCTGGTTCCCAATGTTCCAGGAACATCTAGGATTAACTACCTGACATCCTGACAgtggaacataggatcaggagtaggccattgagcccctcaagCCTCTTCCGGAATGTCTCCCTATCTGTAGCAAATTGTAAAACATTTCAGAAGATAAGCATTGCCCAGAAACTAAATTTGAACTTGTACACATCATTGATCCAACATATCATGCTGTGAATTCACAGGTTACATTTGTAGTTCTCCTGACAGTGAGATGTGCTTTGTAACATGGGCGGTGATCGAAAGTGGGAATAAGACACAGAGAATGACCATACCTCACACAACTGACCCATGGTATCAGACCTGTGGTCACCACCTTACACACCTACTTACTTACCAGAACAGACTAGAACAGATAACATTCTTGTGCTATTAACTAGTGAACTGTGCAAGGTGTGGCTGTCTGGAGCGCTGCAAAGGTAAGCAGGGAAAAtcttaacttacatttatatagcacctttaacatagtaaaacattaaaagatgcttcgcaggagcattaacaaacaaaatttgacactgagtcacataaggagatattaggacagatgaacaaaagcttgggcaaaggagtagcttttaagaagcgtcttaaaggaggaaagagaggtcgatATGtggaagagaatattaaaattgaggcattgctggatcaggggccaatgtaggtcagcaagcatgggaCAAAGGATGAAtgcgacttggtgcaagttaagatacaggcagcagagttttggatgagctcacttttatggagggtggaaggtgggaggccagccagaagagcATTAAAATAGTCAACTgctaggtaacaaaggcatgaatgtacATTAAATAGATTGAAGAAATCACATTTTCCCCTTCCTTCCGTGACAGGGTTGACGCTTGCTGACAGCACTTCCACAGGTACCTCCCATTCTCAGGTACCTCACCAAAATAACAATACTCTTCATGTCTTAACTTAGCAGATATCAGCAGGTTATTTGATTGTTATAGGGGCATCACAGTCGAGCTCATTTCTGTCTCACTTAATGTTCACAATTCtcactttccagcagggatcactcAACAGTGATCAGGACAAGGCACCTGGGTTAATTTTTCACTTACCTTGCCTGGAGCAGTGTAACCAATTGCATTGccccaactaactcagcacaggttgggATGAAACCAAGACCCCCTCGGTCTGCATAGTTTAGTTCTACGCTGGCCAATGCATGTACCCTTTGCTACAAGGGAAAAGTTAATTTTAAACAAAACTAGAAATTATTTGTATTTGCACCAAGTGACAGAGAAACCTAATCTTGTGGCTTGTTTACATGCATAAATTTTGCTGCGTGGAGACAGTTAAACTTTTAAGTGGTTGAAACACCAAAATGCAGTATGGATCAGCACTAAATTAGAAAGAGACTTACTCACAAAGGCAAGATAAAATATCAAATTAATTTAAGAGTGTGCAGACAGAATAGGCTGGGGATGGATTGTAATTGAGACAGGATCAAATTAGATTGGAAGAGACTGGAATTTTGACAGGTTGGTGCTGGGATTGAGAGAGGTTGAGTTAGGATAAAAATGGATTATGATTGGGACAGGCTGGGATTCGAGTAGGctggggctggatgagattagtTTAAGGAGTGGAGTAGGTTAAGATTGTTTTCGGAATGGATTAGCACCAGACGGCATTGAGTTAAGGTTCAGGTTAAGAATAGATGACTTTTGGTTGACTGGGTGGTTGAGGTTCTCCCGGCCCTGCGGTGGGGAAGCTGAGCCGTGGTTTCGCTCCTGGTGAGTTGGGCGGTAGTTCCAGGCTGTGTGGCCTAGGCCTCCCGCTACTTCCCAGGGGTGGGTACTAGCCAGCCGCTGCCTTACTGCGGGCCGAGGCTGTTTGGAGGTGAGGGTGAGTGAAGCCGCAGGATCAGGCCACTTGGGGCCTCCAAGCCTCTGGCTCAATGCGAGGGAGGCCGGGCTGTACTCGTTCCGGGCCCCCGCCTCcattatcatttttttttttaaaacggcgAAGGTGGAGATGGCCGACGCCGGTCACCTCTGGCAGGCGACGCCAGTACGCAAGCCCGAGGCTTCAGACTTGACTCCAGGCCCTGCTTGAAAAGAATAAAACCCGCAACGGCAGCTCCTGTTGCGTCAAAGATTATCACAATGTGGCGGGGCTGAGCTCAGCCTGTCCGACTTCACTCTATAACATAACGTCATGTAATATAATAGTTGCCCAGCCTACCTCCCCTCTCAATACATAActtttattttctctttttttcaggATTTGGGAGTCGCTCCTTCATCTCGCGTGGCAGACAGGAGTGAGAGCCTTGACTCTGGCTCCCTGCTTTAAATTTAATTTCTTGCTCTCGAGTCCAGCTCTTGCATCTGTCTAGGACTAGTTTGCTGTGTCACCATGGTGACACCCTGCCCTCTGGCCCTTTGGCTCTAATCCTGGTTCATCCTCTGCAGCTTCCATGCTCCTGGTTTGTGAGCCATGTCCAAAAAACAAGTTGTTAAAAGCAGGACTAATAAGAAACTGGATTTGGAACGGAAAAGGGACGAGAAGGCGGTGAGAAGAGCCCTGGCCAAGGAGAGGAAGAACAGGGCCCAGGAGGGGACAGAGGATGAGGAGTTTGCCAGCTTTGCTAACCAGCTGCTGGCAATGGGACTAAAACTTCGGGAGGTTCCTGGTGATGGGTAAGAAACAGGTTGTTATCACACAGTCATAGCATGTCTAGAAGCTGTAGCATAAACCAGTTTTGATATATTGACCTTTTAAAACTAGTGGTTAATGCTAATCGTGTCTTTGATTCAATAACTTTCCATAATTCATAACTTTGGTATCTGAGTTGTCTCCAAGTTGAGGGTAGGATTTAAACTTTTTTTCCACAAGTGTAAGACATTTGCTGAGTATCTCTGAGCTGTCTTGCATTGGAAGAGTTGAGAATGCTGTAACTCAGCGTTTTCCTCTAAAACTGCATTTACACAGCACACCAATTTGAGAGTAAATCGTTCGCTTCTTTACTCTGAGTATGGAGATCAAGATTACTCTGTCGAAAGGGTTTGGTCTGAGTTTAAAACCCCCAACTGCTGAGAATGTCATTTGCAAATTCCAGGGCTGTGAAAATAAGATCTGGCTTTGTGTTTACACAACACAACTTTTATCGAAACTGCTTTGCTTCAAACCTAAAGTTGGTGTGTACACTCAAGCATTTGTTATAAATGTTATATggactattttttttttatttccaaaatatactttattcataaaaatctgtaaaaattacattgccaaacagtaccaaaaaatacaaacattgcaagggagatccgtttccttcaatactgtcatgagtttcttcccaacccttccgtttcacaattgtcatgtcaattacagttttacatttacagcaattcagaatattaacgatacagttcgaggggtttcccatggatccagcccctcagtccagcttggtgttaTGGACTATTGATTGACAGTTCTTGAGGCTGGATTCTTTCTGCTTTGTTGCTGCCTTCCCTCAAGGCCGAGGTCATGTTTTCTCCTCCTGGTTTGAGTTAAAGTGTCTGATTTTAAAATATTGTGACAATGCATTCAGTACCTCGCTGTCGTTTGGATAGATGGACCTTCCACTGCATATTTCAGTGACTTTTAAGATTTGCATCTCACATTTTGATATTCCTGAGCATGCAAATTAAGCTGTGCATTATCAGTTGAACATTTCATCTGCTCATATTGAGCTCCTCTGCTTTCTGTTTTAGCTGAATTGTTAACCTGTTAATACAGTGGAGAAAGGAATTTGACGGTCATATTAAACATACATATGATCTCACATAGGGCAATTTGCAGGTTTTGATCCTGAATGTGCCATGATGTAAGCAAGGGCAGATGAGAGTGTGATGAGGCTCAATAACAGTGTGGCACAAACAACATCCCAGACCTCCAGAGTTACTTGTGTTCTTGTCCGAGGGCTCAAACTGTGTTACATAACTATGTATTTATGAGCTGCTGTTCCCTTGAAACATGATATGAAAAATAAATCACTGCCATTTCAGTTGAAATTGTGGGAGCTGGAGCCACAACATTCTGTAAAAATATTTGATGTGAGGATTTTAAAACTTTCTCAAATCCAAATAAAATAGCTACAGGCCATGGGTTTCTCCATATACGTCATACAGAATAGATTCAGACCATGGCTGCTTGTATACTTTATGCCGAATAGTGTTCCCTTTGTGGCCTTGCcttctgatctctgtaacctcctccagtcctacaacctgcCACCTCCACGCCTaactctccatttctctgactgacCTGTGTATCCCTTCCTCCATTCACCCCACTGCTGGTGGCCTTGTCTTCATTCACATAGGCTTCacattctggaattctctctccatcttcctttccttctttaagaccttCTTTAAAATCcaactctttgaccaggcttttggttacCCTTCCTAATAATATCAGTGGCTCAGCGTCCACTTTTATCAAGATTGCGTCTCTGTAAAGTGCCTGGAGATATTTCTCTAcgttaacggtgctatataaatgccaattGTAGATCCCAGCTGTGAGCTCCCTGTATACATCATACAGAATAGATCCAGGCTGTGATTTCACTTGTATATTTATACAGACGTACATACTATATGAAGGGTATAGtacatcccaccatggtagctggaattgaaagctagtttcagacatggtgccatgaaactatcatcgattgtcttttaaaaacccgtctggttcacttatgtcctttttgggaaggaaatctgccgtccttacctggtctggtcgacatgtgactccagacccacagcaatgtgattgactcttttaactgccctctgaaatagcctagcaagccactttgttgtcgatggcaattagggatgggcaacaaatgctggccttgccagtgatgccacatcccatgaaagagtaaaaaaaaacttAATGTCATGGTGACAGAAAAGCTGGTAAAACTTTTGTCACAATTCATGGGCATTGTATCCCCTTGATGTGTTTCAGCCatttaactatcttatatttatcttCTTGCAGCAGTACTTTAAAATGTAGCTCACAGAATTGTACCTCCATTTTTGAAACAGTCTTCAAGATTTTgaatcatagaatttacagcacaaagaaCCATTCAGTCCATAGCTCTTCAGCTGCagctagctattctaatcccatttgcctgccCTTTCCCTCCCTTTTTTTTATTTCCCTCCTTTTTTCTAATAATTCTCCAAATTTTCCAAACCTTTCCAcagaaggtgtaaatgggaaatgcagaatcattaccaacagctgctttaCGAGAAATGGGGGCAGAAGTTatcatctgaaattgttgaactcaatgttgagtctggaaggctgtaaaatgcctataattgaaagatgaggtgctgtccctcaagcttacattgagcttctttgaaacagtgtagtaggccaaagacagagaggtcagagtagaTTG harbors:
- the LOC137352019 gene encoding olfactory receptor class A-like protein 4, whose translation is MEFETSTQLIFYGLLVFLGILGNILVLVTILATTVENHGLAASDIILTNLAAVNLLISTFRNILLFITESGVNILLTLNWCKVFMFLWVWLKSVSVWVTFCLSCFHFLKIKQHFHLSTKMKEIMYVLTILFAVWFVNFLYAIPAFIYTQTVSGNETRTLMVVSTTMEPFLGCGWKFPTLESGIIFATFSLILQELIPIVLMISTNLSTVYYLNKHIRAIADEHLHSVQIERTATKLIMALVTLFVLCSGTHLLAVSYYNHNGGPSTAFLLTLAKYCASVFIGFSPLLLAAGHSKLRNKVCKVLHIKIF